One Thermococcus sp. Bubb.Bath genomic window, ACGGATCAAATCAGTGGGATGGTTCACCTTCTCGATCGTTCTGCTCTGCCTGCTCATCTCCGCCTTCTTCTCGGCGAGTGAGACCGCGCTGACCGGCGCCTCGCGCGCCAGCATGTTGCGGCTGTCGAAGCAGGGCAACAGCGAGGCCACGGTGGTCT contains:
- a CDS encoding CNNM domain-containing protein: MGWFTFSIVLLCLLISAFFSASETALTGASRASMLRLSKQGNSEATVV